In Elephas maximus indicus isolate mEleMax1 chromosome 4, mEleMax1 primary haplotype, whole genome shotgun sequence, a genomic segment contains:
- the LOC126076117 gene encoding NADH-cytochrome b5 reductase 3 has product MGARLSTLGQVAISPVWFLYSLFMKLFQRSTPAITLESPDIKYPLRLVDKEIVSHDTRRFRFALPTPQHILGLPIGQHIYLSARIDGNLVVRPYTPVSSDDDKGFVDLVIKVYFKDTHPKFPAGGKMSQYLENMNIGDTIEFRGPNGLLVYQGKGKFAIRPDKKSNPIIKTVKSVGMIAGGTGITPMLQVIRAIMKDPDDHTVCHLLFANQTEKDILLRPELEELRNKHSTRFKLWYTVDRAPEAWDYSQGFVNEEMIRDHLPPPEEEPLVLMCGPPPMIQFACLPNLERVGHPKERCFTF; this is encoded by the exons TTGGGCCAGGTGGCGATCTCCCCAGTCTGGTTCCTCTACAGCCTGTTTATGAAGCTGTTCCAGCGCTCCACCCcggccatcaccctagagagccCGGACATCAAATATCCGCTGCGGCTTGTCGACAAGGAG ATCGTCAGCCATGACACCCGGCGGTTCCGCTTTGCCTTGCCGACGCCCCAGCACATCCTGGGTTTGCCTATCG GCCAGCACATCTACCTCTCGGCAAGAATCGATGGCAACCTGGTCGTCCGGCCCTACACACCCGTCTCCAGTGATGACGACAAGGGCTTCGTGGACCTCGTCATCAAG GTTTACTTCAAAGACACCCATCCCAAGTTTCCTGCTGGAGGGAAGATGTCCCAGTACTTGGAAAACATGAATATTGGAGACACCATTGAGTTCCGGGGCCCGAACGGGCTGCTGGTCTACCAGGGCAAAG gAAAGTTTGCTATCCGCCCAGACAAAAAGTCCAACCCCATCATCAAGACGGTGAAGTCTGTTGGCATGATTGCGGGAGGAACAG GCATCACCCCAATGCTGCAGGTCATCCGCGCCATCATGAAGGACCCGGATGACCACACTGTGTGCCACCTGCTCTTTGCCAATCAG AccgagaaggacatcctgctacGGCCAGAGCTGGAGGAACTGAGGAACAAACACTCCACTCGCTTCAAGCTCTGGTACACGGTGGACCGAGCCCCAGAAG CCTGGGACTACAGCCAGGGCTTTGTGAACGAGGAGATGATCCGTGACCACCTTCCACCCCCGGAGGAGGAGCCGCTGGTGCTGATGTGTGGCCCCCCGCCCATGATCCAGTTTGCCTGCCTGCCCAACCTGGAGCGTGTGGGCCACCCCAAGGAGCGCTGCTTCACCTTCTGA